The segment GCCTGGCCCTGTTATTTTTGTTTTGGCTCAGGTTGGGGCGGTGTCATGTTGTTTTTGTTGGCGACGACCGCGCTGCCCATTTTGTTCTTCTTGCCCAGTAATATTGCACTTGCTGTGCCACCCATTCTTTATTCTTTTATTTTCATAGGCTTGGGGTTTGTTGACTATGCCAGGGAACTAATCGCAACCTATAGTGTTACCCGTTTTTAATGGATTTTGGGTGTGTGTTGTGTGGGAAGGTAACAGTGACTGGCGGGAAGATTTTGGATATTTCTTATGAAAATCAATCTATTGGACGTTAGTCGTAGAGAGCGGGGTGTGAGAGGCTAATCATACGCACTGCCGCCGCCTAATTGGGGCGGCGTGCGGTTTTTTTACGTGGAATGCCTAAGCGCTGGCGCCGTTCCCATAAATTTTTACGGCTAATCCCCAGTTTTTGGGCTAACTCGGTTTCGCTCATTTGATCTTGGTGTTCCAGCACAAAATGCTGAAAATAATCCTCAAGGGAAAGATCGTCGTCATCCCCATTAGGCGTTGAAGATTCATTTGCTAATGCGGAGCCGTTACCTGCAGAAGAGTGAGGTCGGTTGGTAACAGGGCCCAGGCCTAAGTCGTCAGGGTGAATCAAATGCCCTTCGGCGAGAATCACACCTCTCTCCAGCGCATTTTCAAGCTCTCGTACATTACCTGGCCAGGGGTAGTCGCGTAGATCCTGGCGGGAGGCTCGTGACAAACGAAGCCCTTGTCGGTCATGACGTTTGCACGCTTTATCTAGCAGGATATCGGCTATCTTCAATACATCCTCTTCACGGTCGCGCAGCGGTGGTAGTTCGATCTGCATAACGTTGAGGCGATAGTAAAGATCTAGTCGAAATTCCCCGCTTTTTGACAGAGCACGCAAGTCCCTATGGGTGGCGGCGATAAGGCGCACGTCCACATGACGTGTTTCGACGGAGCCTATTTTGCGGATTTCACCTTCCTGGAGTACGCGTAACAGTCGCGCCTGGGCATCCAGTGGCAATTCGCCAATTTCATCCAGAAATAGTGTGCCTCCGTCGGCGGCTTCGACCAACCCCGTTCGAGCAGCGCTAGCGCCGGTAAACGCCCCTTTCTCATGCCCAAAAAGTTCTGACTCAATCAGCGTCTCAGGTATTGCCGCGCAGTTCACACAAATCAGTGGTGCTTTAGCACGCTTGCTTTGCTGGTGAATGGCTCGAGCGACGAGCTCTTTACCTGTACCGGATTCTCCTTGAATCAGCACGGTAACGTCTGCCGGGGCTGTTTTGCGAATGCGCGTGTAAACCTGCTGCATCGCCGTGCAATTGCCGATCATCGTTTGACGCCCACCTCCTTCATCAGTGATATCCGGAGGCGTGCCTTGCTGCATCGACTGCTTATGCAGGATGCGCTCGACGGTTTCTAAAAGCTCGGTATGATCAAATGGTTTAGCAACATAGTCCACAGCCCCTTGCTTAAGTGCATCGACTGCCGAGCGCATGCTGGCATAGCTGGTCATAATTAGCACTGGCGAGGGTGCTGCGGCCTCAATTAAGGCGGTGCCAGGATCACCTGGCAGACGCAGATCACTAATCACTAGATCAAATTCGCTAGGCGCCAGCTCTCGTGCTTCTTCTACGCTGCCCGCTTCGCTGACGGTGTAGCTGTGACGTTCGAGTAAACGCTTTAAAGCGCTGCGAATAATCGCTTCATCTTCAACAATCAGTATCCTGGGCATGAGGTAGGTGATCATCCTGTTGGTAAAGCGGTAGCCAAAGCGTAATGGCAGTGCCGCGAGGCTTTCCTGGAGGTGGTGACGCAACCTCTATTTTGCCTTGGTGCTCATTGATAATTTGGTAGGCCAACGAGAGCCCAAGCCCTGTTCCTTGGCCCGCAGGCTTGGTCGTGGTGAACGGCTCGAAAAGGCGATGCTTCACACTTGGGTCAATGCCGTGGCCATCATCGATGACCCGCCACCAAGCATGGCTTGCCTGTTTGCCTGCTTCAATATGAACCGTGCCCTGAGCATCGCAGGCATCTTTGGCATTGCTCAGTAAGTTGACCATGACCTGGGTTAATCGCTGAGCATCGCCACGCACCACGATGTCATCCGGACAGCCATTGGTAAAGCTTACATCCTCCCCCGAGCGCGCTAAATGGATCAAGTGTAGCGCGTCTTCGCTAATGGTAGAGAGCGAGGCGGGGGATGCCGGCAGTGGCAAGGTCTGTCGGCCACCGTGGGCAAAACCGACCAGCGAGTTAACAATCTTGGTGACTCGTTGGGTTAACTGTTGTATTTGGTCTGCGGTTTCCAGTAGCGCGGGGTCATCGGTATCGTAGCGCAAGTTTTGAGCCAGTGACGAAATGCCCGTGATGGGATTGCCTATTTCGTGTGCCACGCCCGCCGCAAGTTGACCTATGGATGCCAAACGCGCTGCGTGGACAAGTTCCTCTTCTAGCCACTTCATTTCAGTATGGTCTTCTACCAAAATCACGCTGCCGCCACGGCTGTCGTGCCCGCTTAACACCGCTTTATGAAGGGTGAGGAAGTAATCCTTGTCATGTAATGATACTGCTTGTTTATACAACGGCGTATGGCTCGCGTTGAGTACGCTACCTAGTAAATTAGGCCAGGGTGGGGGCAGACTATCTCGGCGTGAGCCAATTACGCTATCGCCGCTAATCCCAGAGAGTAATGAAAGCGCCTCATTCCACATTAACAGCTCATCA is part of the Halomonas sp. GT genome and harbors:
- a CDS encoding sigma-54-dependent transcriptional regulator, coding for MPRILIVEDEAIIRSALKRLLERHSYTVSEAGSVEEARELAPSEFDLVISDLRLPGDPGTALIEAAAPSPVLIMTSYASMRSAVDALKQGAVDYVAKPFDHTELLETVERILHKQSMQQGTPPDITDEGGGRQTMIGNCTAMQQVYTRIRKTAPADVTVLIQGESGTGKELVARAIHQQSKRAKAPLICVNCAAIPETLIESELFGHEKGAFTGASAARTGLVEAADGGTLFLDEIGELPLDAQARLLRVLQEGEIRKIGSVETRHVDVRLIAATHRDLRALSKSGEFRLDLYYRLNVMQIELPPLRDREEDVLKIADILLDKACKRHDRQGLRLSRASRQDLRDYPWPGNVRELENALERGVILAEGHLIHPDDLGLGPVTNRPHSSAGNGSALANESSTPNGDDDDLSLEDYFQHFVLEHQDQMSETELAQKLGISRKNLWERRQRLGIPRKKTARRPN